Below is a genomic region from Longimicrobiales bacterium.
GAATCCCACAACCACGGCAACCGCCACCAGCGTGACGGTCCATTGCGGCATCCGCAGTGCCGGGAAGAGCGTAGCCGCGACCTGCAGCACGATCCACGCACCCACGAGGTAGCCACCGGCGACCCTGAAAACACGCCGACGCCCCAATTCGTCAATCAGCTTCTTCAAAGGCGTTTCCATACAGGTAAACCAGAAGGCAACGCGCCCCCCGAATGTGGGACACAGTGCGCGCCGCAGATACTCGCGTCGGTCCAGCGCCGCCAATCGGCGTCTTCGTCGGCGTACCTCAAGGCGACTCGCGCAACGTTGGGTAACGGGGGGTAGACAGGGTCCTGGGGTACTGCGTCAGGCCGGGCGCGGCAGGATGGACCGTCCACGCTCCGACCCGCCCGCCATCTCGGGAAGGGAGTGACGCTGGAAACGCCCACGGGTTGCGGCCTCCAGGCTCTCCGGCAACTGGATGCAGACGAAGCTCTCCTGCTCAGAATCCATCGTTCAGCCTGGCCGGCACACGCACGTGTTCTCTGTGGCGCAGGACCTCCTCATCAGTTGCCGCCGCATCCACGAGGTCCCGATGTCTGACCACCAACCGCGCCACCGCATCGACTACCGGAGCGGGAGCAGTGGCCTCGTTGGTGTTCCGCCGTGGCATTGATACATCCGCTCTACGATAGTTCATACCCTGCTCCGCTGTACATATTATTCCATACTTGAAGCCGGCTGGGGCGCGAGTGCGGCGGCCGCCGTGCCCTGAATGGAAAAACCCGCACCGTGCATGACGGTGCGGGTTTGGTTTGATGGAATGCGCCCGAGTGAATTTAATTCGTTTCCGGTCGCTATCCCACTGACTCAACATCGCTACCGCTGCCTGTCAGCCCCAACGACAGCAGTCCATCGATGTAGAACCCGCACGGCAGGTGACGGTGCGGTTCTCCGGAGGGTGGTTCGAGCGGTTCGCGGAGGGGAGCGCTACCGAATGCGCGTCGCCGGCGTGCGCTGGGGGCCCTGCTCCAGGATGAGCCCGGTCACCGTGCCCTTGTCGTCGAGCTGGAACTCGAATATGGGTCCGCGCGGGTCCCAGAAGCGGGTCTCTGACTGCCCGACAAGCACGGCCTGCGGCATGCCCCTGGGCTCCACGGCCAGCCCTGCGTCAACACGGCGGAACGTAAGGGTGAAGCCGGACGGCATCTCGTACACACCGACGTAGCGGTCCAGGATCGCCGGAGCCACCACGACTGCCGGCGCTGGCGGCTTCGGCGCCACGACCGCCGCCGCCGGGAGTGCGTCGGCGAACTCCGCCATTCGCCTGCGCATCGCCTCGTCAGGCAGGCGACCGTAGGCGCCACCCATGTTGTCCGCCATGTTCACGGGCTTGCTGGTCGCCGGGGTGATCACCGTCACCGCCGGGTGCGAGGCGACGTACTTGATCATGAACTGCGCCCAGCTGTTGGCGTCGAACTCATTCGCCCAGTCCGGGAGCGGCCGATCACCGATCCGGCTCCAGAGCCGCGTACGCCCGAACGGCTGGTACACCATCACGGCTATGCCGCGATCCTGCGCCAGCGGAAGGATGTGCTCCTCGATGTCGCGATTGTCCACCGCGTAG
It encodes:
- a CDS encoding aldo/keto reductase: MINRRQWLGLSLGAGAALALEPRLIWAAKEEIITRAIPSTGERLPIVGLGSSATFAQAAGGEDVSALAAVFRTMAERGGRVFDTAPSYGASEEVAGRIAREQNVTDRIFWATKMNGVQGPAGTLDPAVAQKQMETSLRRLGKRPLDLIQVHGLASASAQIGMLKEMKQSGQIRYIGVTTTAPQQYEQLQKMMRSEPLDFIGIDYAVDNRDIEEHILPLAQDRGIAVMVYQPFGRTRLWSRIGDRPLPDWANEFDANSWAQFMIKYVASHPAVTVITPATSKPVNMADNMGGAYGRLPDEAMRRRMAEFADALPAAAVVAPKPPAPAVVVAPAILDRYVGVYEMPSGFTLTFRRVDAGLAVEPRGMPQAVLVGQSETRFWDPRGPIFEFQLDDKGTVTGLILEQGPQRTPATRIR